The proteins below are encoded in one region of Thunnus maccoyii chromosome 24, fThuMac1.1, whole genome shotgun sequence:
- the LOC121892357 gene encoding sodium-driven chloride bicarbonate exchanger-like isoform X1: protein MDITDQGAQMEPLLPTEQSPQENKDVRTDEEAVVDRGGTRSMLNTNFEKEELEGHRTLYIGVHVPLGRRSHRRHRHHGHRHRKRSKERDSSADDGRESPSHTDTPAQRVQFLLGTEDGDEEHIPHALFTELDEICLREGEDAEWKETARWLKFEEDVEDGGERWSKPYVATLSLHSLFELRSCIMNGTVMLDMRANSLEEIADMVLDQHEVSGPVGQDARKRIREALLKQHHHQNHKKLANRIPIVRSFADIGKKQSEPHSMDKNGQTVSPQSQPANNEGKQDVSRENSAVDFSKIDLHFMKKIPPGAEASNVLVGELEFLDRPVVAFIRLSPAVLLNGLAEVPITTRFLFILLGPLGKGPQYHEIGRSIATLMTDEIFHDVAYKAKDRNDLVAGIDEFLDQVTVLPPGEWDPSIRIEPPKNVPSQEKRKIPPVPNGVTDLGESEEHGGHGGPELQRTGRFFGGFILDIKRKAPHYLSDYTDAISLQCLASFLFLYCACMSPVITFGGLLGEATEGRVSAIESLFGASMTGIAYSLFAGQPLTILGSTGPVLVFEKILFKFCKDYGLSYLSLRACIGLWTAFFCLLLVATDASSLVCYITRFTEEAFAALICIIFIYEALEKLFHLGVHYPINKNNNLQKLTQYSCACVEPRDPSNETLQFWEERNITASQVNWTMLEVKECEMLHGEFEGSACGPHGPYIPDVLFWCVVLFFSTVFMSAFLKEFKTSRYFPTKVRAIISDFAVFITILTMVLVDYVLGIPSPKLQVPNKFKPTRDDRGWVINPVGPNPWWTTIITFIPALLCTILIFMDQQITAVIINRKEHKLKKGCGYHLDLFVVGVMLGVCSVMGLPWFVAATVLSISHVNSLKLESECSAPGEQPKFLGIREQRFTGLMIFTLMGCSVFMTSVLKFIPMPVLYGVFLYMGASSLRGIQFFDRLRLFGMPAKHQPDFIYLRHVPLRKVHLFTIVQLSCLILLWTIKTSKAAIVFPMMVLALVFIRKLLDFMFSKRELSWLDDLMPEWKKKKLEDAAEEEEHSIIAEEEGIVQVPLEGHYKSDPATVNITDEMSKGSFGNVWKSVSPAESTKKEPSTKSCSSGGEKRHKRRRHERSLDRETSL from the exons AGAACTGATGAGGAAGCAGTGGTGGACCGCGGGGGCACGCGCTCCATGCTTAACACCAACTTTGAGAAAGAAGAACTAGAAG GTCACCGCACTCTCTACATCGGGGTTCATGTTCCCCTGGGAAGGAGGTCACACCGACGTCACCGTCACCACGGACACAGACACAGGAAGAGGTCCAAGGAGAGGGACTCTTCAGCTGACGATGGAAGAGAATCCCCCTCACACA CAGACACACCAGCTCAGAGGGTGCAGTTTCTGTTGGGGACAGAGGATGGCGACGAGGAACACATCCCCCACGCCCTGTTCACTGAGCTGGACGAAATCTGCCTCAGGGAGGGTGAGGACGCAGAGTGGAAAGAGACAGCCAG GTGGCTTAAGTTTGAGGAGGATGTTGAGGATGGTGGTGAGCGGTGGAGTAAACCCTACGTAGCCACTCTTTCTCTACACAGTCTTTTCGAGCTTCGCAGCTGCATCATGAATGGCACCGTGATGCTTGACATGAGGGCCAACTCGCTGGAAGAGATCGCAG ACATGGTTCTGGATCAGCACGAGGTGTCGGGCCCTGTAGGTCAGGATGCCAGGAAAAGGATCCGTGAGGCCCTGCTCAAACAGCACCACCACCAAAACCACAAGAAACTGGCCAACCGCATCCCTATTGTACGCTCCTTTGCGGATATTGGCAAGAAGCAGTCTGAACCTCATTCCATGGACAAGAATG GCCAAACAGTCTCACCTCAGTCCCAGCCAGCTAACAATGAGGGCAAACAGGACGTCAGCCGAGAAAACAGTGCTGTCGACTTCAGCAAG ATTGACCTTCACTTCATGAAGAAGATCCCTCCTGGTGCTGAGGCATCCAACGTCCTGGTGGGGGAGCTGGAATTCCTAGACCGCCCTGTGGTGGCCTTCATCCGCCTGTCACCTGCTGTGCTGCTCAACGGCCTGGCTGAGGTTCCCATCACCACCAG GTTTCTTTTCATCCTGCTTGGCCCTCTTGGAAAAGGTCCACAGTATCATGAAATTGGCCGGTCTATTGCCACCCTGATGACTGATGAG ATTTTTCATGATGTTGCTTACAAGGCCAAAGACAGAAATGACCTGGTGGCAGGCATCGACGAGTTTCTGGACCAGGTGACAGTGTTGCCCCCTGGAGAGTGGGACCCCTCCATCAGAATAGAACCTCCCAAAAACGTGCCCTCTCAG GAAAAGCGGAAGATTCCCCCTGTTCCCAACGGAGTGACGGATCTTGGAGAGTCAGAGGAACACGGAGGGCATGGTGGCCCTGAGCTCCAGCGCACTGGAAG GTTTTTTGGCGGTTTCATCTTGGACATCAAGCGAAAGGCTCCTCACTACCTTTCTGACTACACAGATGCCATCAGTCTACAGTGTCTGGCCTCCTTCCTTTTCCTCTACTGCGCCTGCATGTCACCTGTCATCACCTTTGGAGGACTCCTGGGGGAGGCCACAGAGGGACGTGTG AGTGCTATTGAGTCCCTGTTTGGGGCTTCCATGACTGGAATAGCCTACTCTCTTTTTGCTGGTCAGCCTCTGACCATCCTTGGCAGCACAGGGCCTGTTCTTGTCTTTGAGAAGATCCTCTTCAAGTTCTGCAA ggaCTACGGCCTCTCCTACCTCTCCCTGAGGGCCTGTATTGGCCTGTGGACAGCCTTCTTCTGTCTACTGCTGGTGGCCACGGATGCCAGCTCGCTTGTCTGTTACATCACGCGCTTCACTGAAGAAGCCTTCGCAGCCCTTATTTGCATCATCTTCATCTATGAGGCCCTGGAGAAGCTGTTCCACCTGGGGGTGCACTACCccatcaataaaaacaacaaccttcAGAAACTCACACAGTATTC TTGTGCATGTGTGGAGCCCAGGGACCCCAGCAATGAGACCCTGCAGTTCTGGGAGGAGAGAAACATCACAGCATCCCAGGTCAACTGGACCATGCTAGAGGTCAAG GAGTGCGAGATGTTGCATGGGGAGTTTGAGGGCAGCGCCTGTGGTCCCCACGGCCCCTACATCCCCGACGTCCTCTTCTGGTGCGTGGTCCTCTTCTTCTCCACCGTCTTCATGTCTGCCTTCCTCAAGGAGTTCAAGACTAGCCGTTACTTCCCCACCAAG GTGCGAGCCATCATCAGTGACTTTGCTGTCTTCATCACCATCCTCACTATGGTTCTTGTAGATTACGTCCTGGGGATCCCTTCACCTAAACTACAGGTCCCCAACAAGTTCAAA CCAACCAGGGATGATCGTGGTTGGGTTATAAACCCTGTGGGGCCCAACCCCTGGTGGACCACTATCATCACCTTCATCCCTGCTCTGCTGTGCACCATCCTCATCTTCATGGACCAGCAGATCACAGCCGTCATTATTAATAGGAAGGAGCACAAACTGAAG AAAGGCTGTGGCTACCACCTGGACCTGTTTGTGGTTGGGGTGATGCTGGGCGTGTGCTCGGTGATGGGCCTGCCGTGGTTCGTGGCAGCCACCGTGCTCTCCATCTCCCACGTAAACAGCCTGAAGCTGGAGTCGGAGTGCTCAGCCCCCGGAGAGCAGCCCAAGTTCCTGGGCATCCGAGAGCAGCGCTTCACTGGCCTCATGATCTTCACCTTGATGGGCTGCTCCGTCTTCATGACCTCTGTGCTAAAG TTTATCCCCATGCCTGTGCTGTACGGAGTGTTTCTATACATGGGGGCTTCCTCACTCAGAGGCATTCAG TTCTTTGACCGTCTGAGGCTCTTCGGCATGCCGGCCAAACATCAGCCAGACTTCATCTACCTTCGACACGTCCCGCTGAGGAAAGTGCACCTCTTCACTATCGTCCAGCTCAGCTGCTTGATCCTACTGTGGACCATTAAGACCTCCAAGGCTGCCATTGTCTTCCCTATGATG GTCTTGGCCCTGGTGTTCATTCGTAAGCTGCTGGACTTCATGTTCAGTAAGAGAGAGCTGAGCTGGCTGGATGACCTGATGCCAgagtggaagaagaagaagctggaggATGCGGCAGAAGAG GAGGAACACAGTATtattgcagaagaagaaggcaTTGTACAAGTGCCACTGGAGGGACACTACAA GAGTGACCCAGCCACAGTCAACATCACTGATGAGATGTCCAAAGGATCTTTCGGGAATGTGTGGAAGAGTGTCAGCCCTGCTGAAAGCACTAAGAAGGAACCAAGCACTAAAAG TTGTTCCAGTGGCGGTGAAAAGCGTCACAAGCGGCGGAGGCATGAGAGGAGCTTGGACAGGGAGACAAGTTTGTGA
- the LOC121892357 gene encoding sodium-driven chloride bicarbonate exchanger-like isoform X4: MLNTNFEKEELEGHRTLYIGVHVPLGRRSHRRHRHHGHRHRKRSKERDSSADDGRESPSHTDTPAQRVQFLLGTEDGDEEHIPHALFTELDEICLREGEDAEWKETARWLKFEEDVEDGGERWSKPYVATLSLHSLFELRSCIMNGTVMLDMRANSLEEIADMVLDQHEVSGPVGQDARKRIREALLKQHHHQNHKKLANRIPIVRSFADIGKKQSEPHSMDKNGQTVSPQSQPANNEGKQDVSRENSAVDFSKIDLHFMKKIPPGAEASNVLVGELEFLDRPVVAFIRLSPAVLLNGLAEVPITTRFLFILLGPLGKGPQYHEIGRSIATLMTDEIFHDVAYKAKDRNDLVAGIDEFLDQVTVLPPGEWDPSIRIEPPKNVPSQEKRKIPPVPNGVTDLGESEEHGGHGGPELQRTGRFFGGFILDIKRKAPHYLSDYTDAISLQCLASFLFLYCACMSPVITFGGLLGEATEGRVSAIESLFGASMTGIAYSLFAGQPLTILGSTGPVLVFEKILFKFCKDYGLSYLSLRACIGLWTAFFCLLLVATDASSLVCYITRFTEEAFAALICIIFIYEALEKLFHLGVHYPINKNNNLQKLTQYSCACVEPRDPSNETLQFWEERNITASQVNWTMLEVKECEMLHGEFEGSACGPHGPYIPDVLFWCVVLFFSTVFMSAFLKEFKTSRYFPTKVRAIISDFAVFITILTMVLVDYVLGIPSPKLQVPNKFKPTRDDRGWVINPVGPNPWWTTIITFIPALLCTILIFMDQQITAVIINRKEHKLKKGCGYHLDLFVVGVMLGVCSVMGLPWFVAATVLSISHVNSLKLESECSAPGEQPKFLGIREQRFTGLMIFTLMGCSVFMTSVLKFIPMPVLYGVFLYMGASSLRGIQFFDRLRLFGMPAKHQPDFIYLRHVPLRKVHLFTIVQLSCLILLWTIKTSKAAIVFPMMVLALVFIRKLLDFMFSKRELSWLDDLMPEWKKKKLEDAAEEEEHSIIAEEEGIVQVPLEGHYKSDPATVNITDEMSKGSFGNVWKSVSPAESTKKEPSTKSCSSGGEKRHKRRRHERSLDRETSL; this comes from the exons ATGCTTAACACCAACTTTGAGAAAGAAGAACTAGAAG GTCACCGCACTCTCTACATCGGGGTTCATGTTCCCCTGGGAAGGAGGTCACACCGACGTCACCGTCACCACGGACACAGACACAGGAAGAGGTCCAAGGAGAGGGACTCTTCAGCTGACGATGGAAGAGAATCCCCCTCACACA CAGACACACCAGCTCAGAGGGTGCAGTTTCTGTTGGGGACAGAGGATGGCGACGAGGAACACATCCCCCACGCCCTGTTCACTGAGCTGGACGAAATCTGCCTCAGGGAGGGTGAGGACGCAGAGTGGAAAGAGACAGCCAG GTGGCTTAAGTTTGAGGAGGATGTTGAGGATGGTGGTGAGCGGTGGAGTAAACCCTACGTAGCCACTCTTTCTCTACACAGTCTTTTCGAGCTTCGCAGCTGCATCATGAATGGCACCGTGATGCTTGACATGAGGGCCAACTCGCTGGAAGAGATCGCAG ACATGGTTCTGGATCAGCACGAGGTGTCGGGCCCTGTAGGTCAGGATGCCAGGAAAAGGATCCGTGAGGCCCTGCTCAAACAGCACCACCACCAAAACCACAAGAAACTGGCCAACCGCATCCCTATTGTACGCTCCTTTGCGGATATTGGCAAGAAGCAGTCTGAACCTCATTCCATGGACAAGAATG GCCAAACAGTCTCACCTCAGTCCCAGCCAGCTAACAATGAGGGCAAACAGGACGTCAGCCGAGAAAACAGTGCTGTCGACTTCAGCAAG ATTGACCTTCACTTCATGAAGAAGATCCCTCCTGGTGCTGAGGCATCCAACGTCCTGGTGGGGGAGCTGGAATTCCTAGACCGCCCTGTGGTGGCCTTCATCCGCCTGTCACCTGCTGTGCTGCTCAACGGCCTGGCTGAGGTTCCCATCACCACCAG GTTTCTTTTCATCCTGCTTGGCCCTCTTGGAAAAGGTCCACAGTATCATGAAATTGGCCGGTCTATTGCCACCCTGATGACTGATGAG ATTTTTCATGATGTTGCTTACAAGGCCAAAGACAGAAATGACCTGGTGGCAGGCATCGACGAGTTTCTGGACCAGGTGACAGTGTTGCCCCCTGGAGAGTGGGACCCCTCCATCAGAATAGAACCTCCCAAAAACGTGCCCTCTCAG GAAAAGCGGAAGATTCCCCCTGTTCCCAACGGAGTGACGGATCTTGGAGAGTCAGAGGAACACGGAGGGCATGGTGGCCCTGAGCTCCAGCGCACTGGAAG GTTTTTTGGCGGTTTCATCTTGGACATCAAGCGAAAGGCTCCTCACTACCTTTCTGACTACACAGATGCCATCAGTCTACAGTGTCTGGCCTCCTTCCTTTTCCTCTACTGCGCCTGCATGTCACCTGTCATCACCTTTGGAGGACTCCTGGGGGAGGCCACAGAGGGACGTGTG AGTGCTATTGAGTCCCTGTTTGGGGCTTCCATGACTGGAATAGCCTACTCTCTTTTTGCTGGTCAGCCTCTGACCATCCTTGGCAGCACAGGGCCTGTTCTTGTCTTTGAGAAGATCCTCTTCAAGTTCTGCAA ggaCTACGGCCTCTCCTACCTCTCCCTGAGGGCCTGTATTGGCCTGTGGACAGCCTTCTTCTGTCTACTGCTGGTGGCCACGGATGCCAGCTCGCTTGTCTGTTACATCACGCGCTTCACTGAAGAAGCCTTCGCAGCCCTTATTTGCATCATCTTCATCTATGAGGCCCTGGAGAAGCTGTTCCACCTGGGGGTGCACTACCccatcaataaaaacaacaaccttcAGAAACTCACACAGTATTC TTGTGCATGTGTGGAGCCCAGGGACCCCAGCAATGAGACCCTGCAGTTCTGGGAGGAGAGAAACATCACAGCATCCCAGGTCAACTGGACCATGCTAGAGGTCAAG GAGTGCGAGATGTTGCATGGGGAGTTTGAGGGCAGCGCCTGTGGTCCCCACGGCCCCTACATCCCCGACGTCCTCTTCTGGTGCGTGGTCCTCTTCTTCTCCACCGTCTTCATGTCTGCCTTCCTCAAGGAGTTCAAGACTAGCCGTTACTTCCCCACCAAG GTGCGAGCCATCATCAGTGACTTTGCTGTCTTCATCACCATCCTCACTATGGTTCTTGTAGATTACGTCCTGGGGATCCCTTCACCTAAACTACAGGTCCCCAACAAGTTCAAA CCAACCAGGGATGATCGTGGTTGGGTTATAAACCCTGTGGGGCCCAACCCCTGGTGGACCACTATCATCACCTTCATCCCTGCTCTGCTGTGCACCATCCTCATCTTCATGGACCAGCAGATCACAGCCGTCATTATTAATAGGAAGGAGCACAAACTGAAG AAAGGCTGTGGCTACCACCTGGACCTGTTTGTGGTTGGGGTGATGCTGGGCGTGTGCTCGGTGATGGGCCTGCCGTGGTTCGTGGCAGCCACCGTGCTCTCCATCTCCCACGTAAACAGCCTGAAGCTGGAGTCGGAGTGCTCAGCCCCCGGAGAGCAGCCCAAGTTCCTGGGCATCCGAGAGCAGCGCTTCACTGGCCTCATGATCTTCACCTTGATGGGCTGCTCCGTCTTCATGACCTCTGTGCTAAAG TTTATCCCCATGCCTGTGCTGTACGGAGTGTTTCTATACATGGGGGCTTCCTCACTCAGAGGCATTCAG TTCTTTGACCGTCTGAGGCTCTTCGGCATGCCGGCCAAACATCAGCCAGACTTCATCTACCTTCGACACGTCCCGCTGAGGAAAGTGCACCTCTTCACTATCGTCCAGCTCAGCTGCTTGATCCTACTGTGGACCATTAAGACCTCCAAGGCTGCCATTGTCTTCCCTATGATG GTCTTGGCCCTGGTGTTCATTCGTAAGCTGCTGGACTTCATGTTCAGTAAGAGAGAGCTGAGCTGGCTGGATGACCTGATGCCAgagtggaagaagaagaagctggaggATGCGGCAGAAGAG GAGGAACACAGTATtattgcagaagaagaaggcaTTGTACAAGTGCCACTGGAGGGACACTACAA GAGTGACCCAGCCACAGTCAACATCACTGATGAGATGTCCAAAGGATCTTTCGGGAATGTGTGGAAGAGTGTCAGCCCTGCTGAAAGCACTAAGAAGGAACCAAGCACTAAAAG TTGTTCCAGTGGCGGTGAAAAGCGTCACAAGCGGCGGAGGCATGAGAGGAGCTTGGACAGGGAGACAAGTTTGTGA
- the LOC121892357 gene encoding sodium-driven chloride bicarbonate exchanger-like isoform X2: MDITDQGAQMEPLLPTEQSPQENKDVRTDEEAVVDRGGTRSMLNTNFEKEELEGHRTLYIGVHVPLGRRSHRRHRHHGHRHRKRSKERDSSADDGRESPSHNTPAQRVQFLLGTEDGDEEHIPHALFTELDEICLREGEDAEWKETARWLKFEEDVEDGGERWSKPYVATLSLHSLFELRSCIMNGTVMLDMRANSLEEIADMVLDQHEVSGPVGQDARKRIREALLKQHHHQNHKKLANRIPIVRSFADIGKKQSEPHSMDKNGQTVSPQSQPANNEGKQDVSRENSAVDFSKIDLHFMKKIPPGAEASNVLVGELEFLDRPVVAFIRLSPAVLLNGLAEVPITTRFLFILLGPLGKGPQYHEIGRSIATLMTDEIFHDVAYKAKDRNDLVAGIDEFLDQVTVLPPGEWDPSIRIEPPKNVPSQEKRKIPPVPNGVTDLGESEEHGGHGGPELQRTGRFFGGFILDIKRKAPHYLSDYTDAISLQCLASFLFLYCACMSPVITFGGLLGEATEGRVSAIESLFGASMTGIAYSLFAGQPLTILGSTGPVLVFEKILFKFCKDYGLSYLSLRACIGLWTAFFCLLLVATDASSLVCYITRFTEEAFAALICIIFIYEALEKLFHLGVHYPINKNNNLQKLTQYSCACVEPRDPSNETLQFWEERNITASQVNWTMLEVKECEMLHGEFEGSACGPHGPYIPDVLFWCVVLFFSTVFMSAFLKEFKTSRYFPTKVRAIISDFAVFITILTMVLVDYVLGIPSPKLQVPNKFKPTRDDRGWVINPVGPNPWWTTIITFIPALLCTILIFMDQQITAVIINRKEHKLKKGCGYHLDLFVVGVMLGVCSVMGLPWFVAATVLSISHVNSLKLESECSAPGEQPKFLGIREQRFTGLMIFTLMGCSVFMTSVLKFIPMPVLYGVFLYMGASSLRGIQFFDRLRLFGMPAKHQPDFIYLRHVPLRKVHLFTIVQLSCLILLWTIKTSKAAIVFPMMVLALVFIRKLLDFMFSKRELSWLDDLMPEWKKKKLEDAAEEEEHSIIAEEEGIVQVPLEGHYKSDPATVNITDEMSKGSFGNVWKSVSPAESTKKEPSTKSCSSGGEKRHKRRRHERSLDRETSL; the protein is encoded by the exons AGAACTGATGAGGAAGCAGTGGTGGACCGCGGGGGCACGCGCTCCATGCTTAACACCAACTTTGAGAAAGAAGAACTAGAAG GTCACCGCACTCTCTACATCGGGGTTCATGTTCCCCTGGGAAGGAGGTCACACCGACGTCACCGTCACCACGGACACAGACACAGGAAGAGGTCCAAGGAGAGGGACTCTTCAGCTGACGATGGAAGAGAATCCCCCTCACACA ACACACCAGCTCAGAGGGTGCAGTTTCTGTTGGGGACAGAGGATGGCGACGAGGAACACATCCCCCACGCCCTGTTCACTGAGCTGGACGAAATCTGCCTCAGGGAGGGTGAGGACGCAGAGTGGAAAGAGACAGCCAG GTGGCTTAAGTTTGAGGAGGATGTTGAGGATGGTGGTGAGCGGTGGAGTAAACCCTACGTAGCCACTCTTTCTCTACACAGTCTTTTCGAGCTTCGCAGCTGCATCATGAATGGCACCGTGATGCTTGACATGAGGGCCAACTCGCTGGAAGAGATCGCAG ACATGGTTCTGGATCAGCACGAGGTGTCGGGCCCTGTAGGTCAGGATGCCAGGAAAAGGATCCGTGAGGCCCTGCTCAAACAGCACCACCACCAAAACCACAAGAAACTGGCCAACCGCATCCCTATTGTACGCTCCTTTGCGGATATTGGCAAGAAGCAGTCTGAACCTCATTCCATGGACAAGAATG GCCAAACAGTCTCACCTCAGTCCCAGCCAGCTAACAATGAGGGCAAACAGGACGTCAGCCGAGAAAACAGTGCTGTCGACTTCAGCAAG ATTGACCTTCACTTCATGAAGAAGATCCCTCCTGGTGCTGAGGCATCCAACGTCCTGGTGGGGGAGCTGGAATTCCTAGACCGCCCTGTGGTGGCCTTCATCCGCCTGTCACCTGCTGTGCTGCTCAACGGCCTGGCTGAGGTTCCCATCACCACCAG GTTTCTTTTCATCCTGCTTGGCCCTCTTGGAAAAGGTCCACAGTATCATGAAATTGGCCGGTCTATTGCCACCCTGATGACTGATGAG ATTTTTCATGATGTTGCTTACAAGGCCAAAGACAGAAATGACCTGGTGGCAGGCATCGACGAGTTTCTGGACCAGGTGACAGTGTTGCCCCCTGGAGAGTGGGACCCCTCCATCAGAATAGAACCTCCCAAAAACGTGCCCTCTCAG GAAAAGCGGAAGATTCCCCCTGTTCCCAACGGAGTGACGGATCTTGGAGAGTCAGAGGAACACGGAGGGCATGGTGGCCCTGAGCTCCAGCGCACTGGAAG GTTTTTTGGCGGTTTCATCTTGGACATCAAGCGAAAGGCTCCTCACTACCTTTCTGACTACACAGATGCCATCAGTCTACAGTGTCTGGCCTCCTTCCTTTTCCTCTACTGCGCCTGCATGTCACCTGTCATCACCTTTGGAGGACTCCTGGGGGAGGCCACAGAGGGACGTGTG AGTGCTATTGAGTCCCTGTTTGGGGCTTCCATGACTGGAATAGCCTACTCTCTTTTTGCTGGTCAGCCTCTGACCATCCTTGGCAGCACAGGGCCTGTTCTTGTCTTTGAGAAGATCCTCTTCAAGTTCTGCAA ggaCTACGGCCTCTCCTACCTCTCCCTGAGGGCCTGTATTGGCCTGTGGACAGCCTTCTTCTGTCTACTGCTGGTGGCCACGGATGCCAGCTCGCTTGTCTGTTACATCACGCGCTTCACTGAAGAAGCCTTCGCAGCCCTTATTTGCATCATCTTCATCTATGAGGCCCTGGAGAAGCTGTTCCACCTGGGGGTGCACTACCccatcaataaaaacaacaaccttcAGAAACTCACACAGTATTC TTGTGCATGTGTGGAGCCCAGGGACCCCAGCAATGAGACCCTGCAGTTCTGGGAGGAGAGAAACATCACAGCATCCCAGGTCAACTGGACCATGCTAGAGGTCAAG GAGTGCGAGATGTTGCATGGGGAGTTTGAGGGCAGCGCCTGTGGTCCCCACGGCCCCTACATCCCCGACGTCCTCTTCTGGTGCGTGGTCCTCTTCTTCTCCACCGTCTTCATGTCTGCCTTCCTCAAGGAGTTCAAGACTAGCCGTTACTTCCCCACCAAG GTGCGAGCCATCATCAGTGACTTTGCTGTCTTCATCACCATCCTCACTATGGTTCTTGTAGATTACGTCCTGGGGATCCCTTCACCTAAACTACAGGTCCCCAACAAGTTCAAA CCAACCAGGGATGATCGTGGTTGGGTTATAAACCCTGTGGGGCCCAACCCCTGGTGGACCACTATCATCACCTTCATCCCTGCTCTGCTGTGCACCATCCTCATCTTCATGGACCAGCAGATCACAGCCGTCATTATTAATAGGAAGGAGCACAAACTGAAG AAAGGCTGTGGCTACCACCTGGACCTGTTTGTGGTTGGGGTGATGCTGGGCGTGTGCTCGGTGATGGGCCTGCCGTGGTTCGTGGCAGCCACCGTGCTCTCCATCTCCCACGTAAACAGCCTGAAGCTGGAGTCGGAGTGCTCAGCCCCCGGAGAGCAGCCCAAGTTCCTGGGCATCCGAGAGCAGCGCTTCACTGGCCTCATGATCTTCACCTTGATGGGCTGCTCCGTCTTCATGACCTCTGTGCTAAAG TTTATCCCCATGCCTGTGCTGTACGGAGTGTTTCTATACATGGGGGCTTCCTCACTCAGAGGCATTCAG TTCTTTGACCGTCTGAGGCTCTTCGGCATGCCGGCCAAACATCAGCCAGACTTCATCTACCTTCGACACGTCCCGCTGAGGAAAGTGCACCTCTTCACTATCGTCCAGCTCAGCTGCTTGATCCTACTGTGGACCATTAAGACCTCCAAGGCTGCCATTGTCTTCCCTATGATG GTCTTGGCCCTGGTGTTCATTCGTAAGCTGCTGGACTTCATGTTCAGTAAGAGAGAGCTGAGCTGGCTGGATGACCTGATGCCAgagtggaagaagaagaagctggaggATGCGGCAGAAGAG GAGGAACACAGTATtattgcagaagaagaaggcaTTGTACAAGTGCCACTGGAGGGACACTACAA GAGTGACCCAGCCACAGTCAACATCACTGATGAGATGTCCAAAGGATCTTTCGGGAATGTGTGGAAGAGTGTCAGCCCTGCTGAAAGCACTAAGAAGGAACCAAGCACTAAAAG TTGTTCCAGTGGCGGTGAAAAGCGTCACAAGCGGCGGAGGCATGAGAGGAGCTTGGACAGGGAGACAAGTTTGTGA